A region from the Aegilops tauschii subsp. strangulata cultivar AL8/78 chromosome 5, Aet v6.0, whole genome shotgun sequence genome encodes:
- the LOC109768469 gene encoding U3 snoRNP-associated protein-like YAOH, whose amino-acid sequence MAPRGNRSSKKPPPPRGKGKGKRPSSAAAGDDPFFESEPKRRRARADEDIESGDSDDDALALGGAVVGEDEEEEKEDLETAGEKRLRMTKEYLERITDAVKRNKEEEEEEDDEDDDEDDGLPGGRRVAKLLRKKQLVESGRQRLSLAARVLPPGQQDGFKFIAKHRQPVTAVALSKDSDKGFSASKDGVILHWDVETGKSEKYLWPTEKVLVSHHAKAPLSKKRSQQVLALAVSSDGRYLATGGFDRHIHLWDVRTREHIQAFSGHRGPVSCLAFGLDSSELFSGSYDRSIMQWNAEDRTYMHCLYGHQGEILTTDALSKDRLLTVARDRTMHLWKIPEESQLVFRAPAVSLECCCFIDDKEYLSGSDDGSLELWSVMRKKPTHIIKNAHPALAPSSLDSADEKLPKENGICKPQSLSSAHSWISAVAARKGSDLAASGAANGVVRLWTIQPDSKGMQPLFDLPLDGFVNSLAIAKLGRFIVAGVGREPRLGKWGRVATAKNGVAIHRLSLQDDSEDL is encoded by the exons ATGGCGCCGCGCGGCAACCGCAGCAGcaagaagccgccgccgccgcggggcaagggcaagggcaagcgcccctcgtccgccgccgccggagacgACCCCTTCTTCGAGTCGGAGCCCaagcgccgccgcgcccgcgcgGACGAGGACATCGAGAGCGGGGACAGCGACGACGACGCCCTCGCGCTGGGCGGCGCCGTCGTGGgcgaggatgaggaggaggagaaggaggaccTGGAAACGGCCGGGGAGAAGAGGTTGCGGATGACCAAGGAGTACCTGGAGAGGATCACCGACGCGGTGAAGAGGaacaaggaggaagaggaggaggaggacgacgaagaTGACGACGAGGATGATGGTTTGCCCGGGGGGAGGCGGGTCGCCAAGCTCCTCCGGAAGAAGCAGCTCGTGGAGAGCGGCAGGCAGCGCCTGAGCCTTGCCGCAAG GGTGTTACCGCCGGGACAGCAGGATGGATTCAAATTTATAGCCAAGCACCGGCAGCCAGTGACTGCCGTTGCTCTGTCTAAGGACAGTGACAAGGGCTTTTCGGCGTCCAAAGATGGAGTTATCCTCCATTGGGATGTCGAGACCGGGAAAAGCGAGAAGTATTTGTGGCCAACTGAAAAGGTGTTGGTTTCGCACCATGCTAAAGCTCCTCTGTCTAAAAAGAGAAGCCAGCAGGTGCTTGCACTGGCTGTTAGTTCCGATGGGCGATACTTGGCCACTGGTGGCTTCGATAGGCATATCCATTTGTGGGATGTTCGAACACGGGAGCACATACAG GCATTCAGTGGACATAGAGGGCCAGTATCCTGTCTTGCTTTTGGCCTGGACTCTTCGGAgctattctctggttcttatgaTCGTTCAATAATGCAGTGGAATGCTGAAGATAGAACATACATGCACTGCCTATATGGTCATCAAGGTGAAATATTGACAACTGATGCACTCAGCAAAGATAGACTTCTGACTGTAGCACGGGATAGAACAATGCATCTTTGGAAG ATACCGGAGGAGTCACAGTTAGTCTTTCGCGCGCCTGCTGTGTCTTTGGAGTGCTGCTGTTTTATCGATGACAAGGAATATTTGTCTGGATCAGATGACGGAAGCCTCGAGCTTTGGAGTGTTATGAGAAAGAAGCCTACTCACATAATAAAAAATGCCCATCCAGCATTAGCTCCTAGTTCACTTGACAGTGCTGATGAAAAGTTGCCCAAAG AAAATGGAATTTGTAAGCCTCAAAGCCTTTCATCAGCTCATTCATGGATTAGTGCTGTTGCTGCAAGAAAAGGTTCTGATCTGGCTGCGTCTGGAGCAGCAAATGGTGTTGTTCGCCTTTGGACAATTCAACCTGATTCAAAAGGGATGCAGCCATTGTTCGACTTGCCACTG GATGGCTTTGTCAATTCTCTTGCAATAGCAAAATTGGGACGCTTCATTGTTGCTGGTGTTGGCCGA GAACCTCGTCTTGGGAAATGGGGCCGTGTCGCAACAGCAAAGAATGGGGTTGCAATTCACCGGCTTAGTCTACAAGATGACTCTGAAGATTTGTAA
- the LOC109768467 gene encoding uncharacterized protein isoform X3, which produces MKTLLNHGADVNILDQDFLEEPALVIAAKNKWNLVIDLLFDRTEQIAGIEDWTVANLLSHVQTEEFLHQDRLRKANKVQQLRPRIIVELEARNVVVATYLCKALKSDMDEWDWSNISSLCDLCVHFGITSSEYEITVECISTYISAYFSKQNGEKVI; this is translated from the exons ATGAAAACGCTTTTAAACCATGGAGCAGATGTGAACATATTGGACCAG GATTTTCTTGAAGAACCAGCATTGGTCATCGCCGCCAAAAACAAATGGAATCTGGTCATCGACCTTTTATTTGATAGAACAGAACAGATAGCTGGCATAGAGGACTGGACCGTTGCAAATTTACTCAGCCatgtccagacagaagagttctTGCATCAG GACCGTTTGAGGAAAGCAAATAAAGTCCAGCAGCTGCGCCCCAGAATAATTGTTGAACTGGAAGCTAGAAATGTTGTTGTCGCGACCTATCTTTGCAAG GCTTTAAAATCTGATATGGATGAATGGGACTGGAGCAACATCAGCAGTCTATGCGACCTCTGTGTACACTTTGGAATAACGTCATCTGAATATGAAATAACAGTGGAATGTATTTCTACGTACATAAGTGCTTATTTCTCAAAACAG AATGGTGAAAAGGTTATCTGA
- the LOC109768467 gene encoding uncharacterized protein isoform X1, with amino-acid sequence MKTLLNHGADVNILDQDFLEEPALVIAAKNKWNLVIDLLFDRTEQIAGIEDWTVANLLSHVQTEEFLHQDRLRKANKVQQLRPRIIVELEARNVVVATYLCKALKSDMDEWDWSNISSLCDLCVHFGITSSEYEITVECISTYISAYFSKQQYDKALLAIKACLALEPDNQEFIGLHT; translated from the exons ATGAAAACGCTTTTAAACCATGGAGCAGATGTGAACATATTGGACCAG GATTTTCTTGAAGAACCAGCATTGGTCATCGCCGCCAAAAACAAATGGAATCTGGTCATCGACCTTTTATTTGATAGAACAGAACAGATAGCTGGCATAGAGGACTGGACCGTTGCAAATTTACTCAGCCatgtccagacagaagagttctTGCATCAG GACCGTTTGAGGAAAGCAAATAAAGTCCAGCAGCTGCGCCCCAGAATAATTGTTGAACTGGAAGCTAGAAATGTTGTTGTCGCGACCTATCTTTGCAAG GCTTTAAAATCTGATATGGATGAATGGGACTGGAGCAACATCAGCAGTCTATGCGACCTCTGTGTACACTTTGGAATAACGTCATCTGAATATGAAATAACAGTGGAATGTATTTCTACGTACATAAGTGCTTATTTCTCAAAACAG CAATATGATAAGGCTCTTTTAGCTATAAAGGCTTGTCTTGCCCTGGAACCGGACAACCAGGAATTCATCGGACTCCACACATAA
- the LOC109768467 gene encoding uncharacterized protein isoform X2, with product MKTLLNHGADVNILDQDFLEEPALVIAAKNKWNLVIDLLFDRTEQIAGIEDWTVANLLSHVQTEEFLHQDRLRKANKVQQLRPRIIVELEARNVVVATYLCKALKSDMDEWDWSNISSLCDLCVHFGITSSEYEITVECISTYISAYFSKQECWMPSLCTSFGLLLDDQICIGNSL from the exons ATGAAAACGCTTTTAAACCATGGAGCAGATGTGAACATATTGGACCAG GATTTTCTTGAAGAACCAGCATTGGTCATCGCCGCCAAAAACAAATGGAATCTGGTCATCGACCTTTTATTTGATAGAACAGAACAGATAGCTGGCATAGAGGACTGGACCGTTGCAAATTTACTCAGCCatgtccagacagaagagttctTGCATCAG GACCGTTTGAGGAAAGCAAATAAAGTCCAGCAGCTGCGCCCCAGAATAATTGTTGAACTGGAAGCTAGAAATGTTGTTGTCGCGACCTATCTTTGCAAG GCTTTAAAATCTGATATGGATGAATGGGACTGGAGCAACATCAGCAGTCTATGCGACCTCTGTGTACACTTTGGAATAACGTCATCTGAATATGAAATAACAGTGGAATGTATTTCTACGTACATAAGTGCTTATTTCTCAAAACAG GAATGCTGGATGCCCAGTTTGTGTACTAGTTTTGGACTTCTGTTGGATGACCAGATTTGCATTGGGAATAGTTTATAA